The following are encoded together in the Aciduricibacillus chroicocephali genome:
- a CDS encoding replication-associated recombination protein A — translation MNRKPLAYRMRPENIKEVIGQEHLVGPGKILARMVEAKQLASMILFGPPGTGKTSLAMALTKSLGLRMKLMNAVTDKKKDMEIAVEEAKMQGGLVLILDEVHRLDKGKQDFLLPYLENNLITLIGCTTSNPYHAINPAIRSRCHLFELHSLTPANVKEAMQRALNDSDKGYGKETISITDEALDHFAGSANGDLRSALNGLELAVASTPSADDGVIYIDLATAEECMQKKSFSHDKDGDAHYDVLSAFQKSIRGSDVDAALHYLGRLIEAGDLDSIGRRMIVTAYEDIGLANPQAGPRAIAAVEAAERLGFPEARIPLSVAIVELALSPKSNTAYKALDAALSDIRSGRSGEIPAHLKDAHYSGAKKLGRGVEYAYPHNYPGSWVEQQYLPDSLKNRQYYKPKNSGKFEQALGQVYEKTSKNKK, via the coding sequence ATGAATAGAAAACCGCTCGCCTACAGGATGCGTCCTGAAAATATAAAAGAAGTCATCGGCCAGGAGCATCTTGTCGGCCCTGGAAAAATACTCGCCCGCATGGTTGAAGCCAAACAGCTGGCATCCATGATCCTCTTTGGCCCGCCCGGCACAGGAAAGACTTCACTTGCCATGGCGCTTACGAAAAGCCTCGGACTCCGAATGAAACTAATGAATGCTGTCACGGATAAAAAGAAAGATATGGAGATAGCCGTAGAAGAAGCGAAGATGCAAGGCGGCCTTGTCCTCATCCTTGATGAAGTTCATCGGCTCGACAAAGGAAAACAGGACTTTCTCCTTCCTTATCTTGAGAACAATCTAATTACACTCATCGGCTGTACGACGAGCAACCCTTACCATGCGATCAATCCGGCAATCCGCAGCCGCTGTCATCTTTTTGAACTGCATTCGTTAACTCCAGCAAATGTTAAGGAAGCAATGCAACGTGCTCTGAATGATTCTGATAAAGGATACGGTAAAGAAACAATCTCAATTACAGATGAAGCACTTGATCATTTTGCAGGAAGCGCAAACGGTGATTTACGGTCCGCTTTGAATGGTCTTGAGCTTGCTGTCGCCTCCACTCCTTCAGCAGATGATGGGGTTATTTACATTGACCTCGCCACTGCCGAGGAATGTATGCAGAAAAAAAGCTTCTCTCATGATAAAGATGGCGATGCCCATTATGACGTCCTCTCAGCTTTTCAAAAGTCAATTCGCGGTTCTGATGTCGATGCGGCACTTCATTATCTGGGCAGATTAATAGAAGCAGGCGATCTTGACAGTATCGGCAGGCGCATGATTGTAACAGCTTATGAAGATATCGGTCTAGCCAACCCTCAGGCAGGTCCTCGGGCAATTGCCGCTGTTGAAGCTGCTGAACGTCTCGGTTTCCCTGAAGCAAGAATTCCGCTTTCTGTTGCCATCGTCGAACTCGCCCTTTCACCAAAGTCCAATACGGCATATAAAGCGCTTGATGCCGCCCTTTCGGATATACGCTCAGGCCGCAGCGGCGAAATCCCTGCCCACCTGAAAGACGCCCATTACAGTGGCGCTAAAAAACTTGGACGCGGTGTTGAATATGCTTATCCGCACAATTATCCCGGCTCTTGGGTTGAACAGCAGTACTTGCCAGATTCTTTGAAGAACAGGCAGTATTACAAACCGAAGAATTCAGGGAAATTCGAACAGGCACTCGGACAAGTCTATGAAAAAACGAGCAAAAATAAAAAATAG
- a CDS encoding RsfA family transcriptional regulator — MVKVRQDAWSHEDDLLLAETVLRHIREGSTQLKAFDEVGDKLNRTSAACGFRWNAEIRQKYVSAIDMAKRQRKEKKRAMAQMDKQSVTEKVAAVSSTSTMQPSTSFSFEFGAEQTSVHTAPSTNELDLESVIGYLQNLQKEGIPSVKSAVQIEKLVQDKEQMANELKNMEQELAETKQKLATVQEDYNTFISLMDRARKLSLPEEDNIPATSFQQSRNPSLEQLIQNSN, encoded by the coding sequence ATGGTAAAAGTAAGACAGGACGCATGGTCCCATGAAGATGATTTGCTGCTCGCGGAAACGGTTTTGCGTCATATCCGTGAAGGAAGCACACAGCTTAAAGCATTTGATGAAGTTGGAGATAAATTGAATCGTACGTCGGCTGCATGTGGTTTCAGATGGAACGCGGAAATCCGCCAGAAATATGTTTCGGCAATCGATATGGCAAAGCGCCAGCGCAAGGAAAAGAAACGTGCCATGGCGCAGATGGATAAGCAATCCGTAACGGAAAAAGTTGCAGCTGTCAGCAGTACAAGTACAATGCAGCCTAGCACTTCATTCTCGTTCGAATTCGGTGCAGAACAAACAAGCGTACACACTGCTCCTTCTACAAATGAGCTTGATTTGGAGAGTGTTATTGGCTATCTGCAAAACTTGCAGAAAGAAGGCATCCCTTCTGTAAAATCAGCTGTCCAGATTGAAAAACTCGTACAGGATAAAGAACAGATGGCAAATGAACTAAAAAATATGGAGCAGGAGCTTGCTGAAACGAAGCAAAAACTTGCAACAGTTCAGGAAGACTATAATACATTCATCAGCCTGATGGACCGGGCACGCAAACTGTCTCTCCCTGAGGAAGATAACATCCCAGCCACGTCATTCCAGCAGTCTCGAAATCCAAGCTTAGAACAGCTTATCCAAAATTCAAATTAA
- the aspS gene encoding aspartate--tRNA ligase encodes MAERIHAGTLREANVGETATVKGWVNKRRDLGGLIFIDLRDRSGIVQVVFNPERSKDALEIADSVRTEYVVEITGEVVKRDPDTFNPLLETGTIEIMANEIKILNKSKTTPFQIDGHSEVSEDVRLKYRYLDLRRKELQDTFKLRSQITQVVRNFLTEEQFLELETPILTKSTPEGARDYLVPSRVNKGEFYALPQSPQLFKQLLMVSGFEKYYQIARCFRDEDLRADRQPEFTQIDIETSFMSADEIMSMTEKMMQRVMKETKNIDLELPLPRIPYQEAMDRFGSDKPDTRFGLELIDIKDVIAGTEFKVFKAAVDNNGKVSLLNVKGGAEKYSRKDIDALTDFAKIYGAKGLAWVKVENGTMAGPIVKFLSEEEQNGIKERAGAEDGDLLLFGADKPSVVYDTLGALRLKIGKDLGLIDEDKFNFLWVTDWPLLEYDEALKRYTAAHHPFTMPIEADIEKLAENPGEVKANAYDIVLNGYELGGGSLRIYKREQQDQMFKALGFSEEEAESQFGFLLDALEFGAPPHGGIAMGLDRIVMLLAGRSNLRDTILFPKTSSAADLMTEAPSTVSSAQLEELALELDLPEED; translated from the coding sequence ATGGCAGAAAGAATCCACGCGGGGACATTGCGTGAAGCAAATGTCGGCGAAACAGCAACAGTAAAAGGATGGGTTAACAAGCGACGTGACTTGGGCGGACTGATCTTCATCGATTTGCGTGACCGTTCCGGTATCGTCCAGGTTGTTTTCAACCCTGAGCGTTCAAAGGATGCATTGGAAATTGCGGATAGCGTACGTACGGAATATGTCGTCGAAATTACAGGCGAAGTTGTGAAGCGTGACCCTGATACGTTCAATCCGCTTCTTGAAACAGGCACAATTGAAATCATGGCTAACGAAATCAAGATTTTGAACAAATCTAAGACTACGCCATTCCAAATTGACGGCCATTCTGAAGTATCTGAAGACGTGCGTCTGAAGTACCGCTATCTTGATTTGCGCCGTAAAGAATTGCAGGATACATTCAAATTGCGCAGCCAGATTACGCAGGTTGTTCGCAACTTCCTTACTGAAGAGCAGTTCCTTGAGCTGGAAACACCAATTTTGACAAAGAGCACTCCGGAAGGCGCGCGTGACTATCTCGTACCGAGCCGTGTAAACAAAGGCGAATTCTACGCATTGCCGCAGTCTCCACAGTTGTTTAAACAGCTGCTTATGGTCAGCGGATTTGAAAAGTATTATCAGATCGCCCGTTGTTTCCGTGATGAAGATCTTCGTGCTGACCGCCAGCCGGAATTCACTCAGATTGACATTGAAACTTCTTTCATGTCAGCAGATGAAATTATGAGTATGACTGAAAAAATGATGCAGCGTGTTATGAAAGAAACAAAGAATATTGATCTTGAACTTCCGCTTCCACGAATTCCATATCAAGAAGCGATGGATCGCTTCGGTTCTGACAAGCCGGATACACGTTTTGGCCTTGAATTGATCGACATCAAGGATGTCATTGCAGGTACGGAATTTAAAGTGTTTAAAGCTGCAGTCGACAACAATGGCAAAGTAAGCCTGCTTAATGTTAAAGGCGGCGCTGAGAAATATTCAAGAAAAGATATCGATGCACTTACTGATTTTGCGAAAATTTACGGAGCAAAAGGTCTTGCTTGGGTTAAAGTTGAAAATGGGACAATGGCTGGTCCGATTGTGAAGTTCCTTTCTGAGGAAGAACAGAATGGCATTAAGGAACGCGCTGGAGCAGAAGACGGAGACTTGCTTCTATTCGGTGCAGACAAGCCGTCAGTCGTATACGACACACTAGGAGCATTGCGCCTTAAAATCGGTAAAGATCTTGGTCTGATCGACGAAGATAAATTCAACTTCCTTTGGGTCACAGACTGGCCGCTTCTTGAATATGATGAAGCATTGAAACGCTACACAGCAGCGCACCATCCATTTACGATGCCAATTGAAGCAGACATCGAAAAGCTTGCTGAAAATCCTGGCGAAGTAAAAGCGAATGCATATGATATCGTATTGAATGGTTATGAGCTTGGCGGCGGTTCCTTGCGTATCTATAAGCGTGAACAGCAAGATCAGATGTTCAAAGCGCTTGGTTTCTCTGAAGAAGAGGCAGAATCACAATTCGGCTTCCTTCTTGACGCTTTGGAGTTTGGCGCACCTCCGCATGGGGGTATAGCTATGGGACTGGACAGAATCGTCATGCTGCTAGCTGGCAGAAGCAATTTGCGTGACACAATCCTGTTCCCTAAAACATCTTCCGCGGCAGATCTTATGACAGAAGCACCAAGCACAGTATCTTCTGCACAGCTTGAAGAACTTGCATTGGAACTTGATCTTCCGGAAGAAGATTAA
- the hisS gene encoding histidine--tRNA ligase produces MSINAPRGTVDILPEATAKWQFVEATIRELANRYHYKEVRTPIFEHTELFQRGVGDSTDIVQKEMYTFEDRGGRSITLRPEGTAATVRAYVQNKLYGDPIQPSKLYYFGPMFRYERPQQGRMRQFHQFGIEVLGSNDPAIDAEVIGLALSCYEALGLKSLKLVLNSLGDTESRKNYREALVEHFTPCKDGLCNDCQSRLEQNPLRILDCKTDRDHPAMKSAPSILDYLNEESRVYFEKVKKSLDVMGISYVVDPNLVRGLDYYNHTAFEIMSEAEGFGAITTLAGGGRYNGLAQDIGGPETPGIGFAMGLERLLQALEAENIELPIDNALDVFVVAMGERAELEAVRIVNDLRQSGIQADKDYQGRKVKGQFKAADRVHSKYVLVLGDDELDKQTINVKAMAEGTQQEIAMSELVPYLQQQLGGK; encoded by the coding sequence GTGAGCATTAATGCACCGAGAGGCACAGTTGATATTCTGCCAGAAGCTACTGCGAAGTGGCAGTTTGTCGAAGCGACGATCAGAGAGTTGGCAAACCGTTATCATTATAAGGAAGTTCGCACTCCGATCTTCGAGCATACTGAATTGTTCCAACGCGGTGTAGGCGATTCTACTGATATTGTTCAGAAGGAAATGTACACTTTTGAAGATCGCGGTGGTAGAAGCATCACATTGCGACCTGAAGGCACAGCTGCGACAGTAAGAGCCTATGTACAAAATAAATTGTATGGCGATCCAATTCAGCCTTCAAAGCTGTACTATTTTGGACCAATGTTCCGCTACGAGCGGCCACAACAGGGAAGAATGAGACAGTTCCACCAGTTTGGCATCGAAGTGCTCGGCAGCAATGATCCTGCCATAGATGCTGAAGTAATCGGACTAGCACTTTCCTGCTACGAAGCTCTCGGTTTGAAATCATTGAAACTTGTCCTCAATAGTTTAGGAGATACTGAAAGCAGAAAGAATTACCGGGAAGCACTTGTTGAACATTTCACTCCTTGCAAGGATGGACTATGCAACGACTGTCAGAGCAGACTGGAACAAAATCCGCTCCGTATACTTGATTGCAAAACTGACCGCGATCACCCGGCAATGAAGAGTGCTCCATCAATTCTTGATTATTTGAATGAGGAGTCTCGGGTTTATTTTGAAAAGGTTAAAAAATCTCTTGATGTAATGGGTATTTCCTATGTTGTTGATCCAAACCTTGTACGTGGTCTTGATTACTACAATCACACCGCTTTTGAAATTATGAGCGAAGCGGAAGGTTTTGGAGCAATTACAACACTTGCTGGAGGCGGGCGTTACAACGGACTTGCCCAAGATATTGGCGGACCTGAAACACCAGGAATCGGTTTTGCGATGGGGCTCGAGAGACTACTTCAGGCTCTTGAAGCAGAGAACATCGAATTGCCAATTGACAATGCGCTAGATGTTTTTGTCGTCGCAATGGGAGAGCGTGCTGAGCTTGAAGCTGTCCGTATTGTTAACGACTTGCGCCAATCTGGCATCCAGGCGGACAAAGACTACCAGGGCCGAAAGGTCAAAGGCCAATTCAAAGCGGCAGATCGCGTTCATTCCAAATACGTCCTTGTACTTGGTGATGATGAGCTTGATAAACAGACTATTAATGTAAAAGCAATGGCTGAAGGTACACAGCAGGAAATCGCGATGAGCGAACTAGTACCATATTTGCAGCAGCAGCTGGGAGGAAAGTAA
- the dtd gene encoding D-aminoacyl-tRNA deacylase, with amino-acid sequence MRLVIQRSKEARVEIAGETVGEIDRGLVILVGVTHGDTEEDAKYLAQKCMNLRIFEDEAGKMNLSLLDAGGQVLSISQFTLYGDTRKGRRPSFVHAAKPEEADVLYQFFNEELRQAGLRVATGQFGADMQVHLMNDGPVTFILDSKDK; translated from the coding sequence ATGAGACTTGTTATTCAGCGATCAAAGGAAGCGAGAGTCGAGATTGCAGGTGAAACTGTTGGTGAAATTGACCGCGGTCTCGTTATCCTTGTCGGAGTGACCCATGGTGATACGGAGGAAGATGCGAAATATCTTGCCCAAAAATGCATGAATTTGCGTATTTTTGAAGATGAAGCGGGCAAGATGAATCTATCTCTGCTTGATGCTGGGGGACAAGTGCTCTCTATCTCTCAGTTCACTTTGTATGGTGATACGAGAAAGGGCCGCCGCCCAAGTTTTGTGCACGCAGCAAAGCCTGAAGAAGCGGATGTTTTGTACCAATTCTTCAATGAGGAACTGAGACAGGCAGGTCTAAGAGTAGCAACTGGACAGTTTGGAGCGGACATGCAAGTCCACTTGATGAATGACGGTCCAGTAACATTTATCCTTGACAGCAAAGACAAGTGA
- a CDS encoding RelA/SpoT family protein, producing MAKEVVKTAEEVISEAGKYLSVEDTEFIRRAYKYAEWAHREQFRKSGEAYIVHPIQVAGILVDMKMDAETVAGGFLHDVVEDTEVTIEEIEEKFNHEVAMLVDGVTKLGKIKYKSKEVQQAENHRKMFVAMAKDIRVILIKLADRLHNMRTLKHLRPEKQRRISNETLEIFAPLAHRLGMSAIKWELEDTALRYLNPQQYYRIVHLMKQKRAEREQYIDQVINQITDELNSVDIAADIFGRPKHLYSIYRKMTKQNKQFNEIYDLLAVRVLVDSIKDCYAVLGIIHTLWKPMPGRFKDYIAMPKPNLYQSLHTTVIGPKGEPLEVQIRTKEMHEIAEYGIAAHWAYKEGKQVVKGKDSFEEKLTWFKEILDWQNETSDAEEFMESLKLDLFSDMVYVFTPKGDVYELPSGSVPLDFAYKIHTEIGNKTIGAKVNGKMESLDYKLKNGDIIEMMTSKHSYGPSQDWLKLTKTSQAKNKIRQFFKRQKREENIAKGKELVEKEIRNDGLEPKDVLTTDNIQTVLDKFSFATLDDLYAAAGYQGISAALVATRLSDKILKKKEKEQLAEAVMEEKKQETAKQQRKSSLHRKDSGVIVEGVDNLLVRLAKCCNPVPGDDIVGFITKGRGVSVHRADCPNVNLEEDDERFLSVRWKNSETNTKQYHLDLEITGFNRRGLLNEVLQVVNEMKTTMTQINGRTDRNKMAVFHITVLINDTEHLRKIVDHLKQIKDVYTVRRTVQ from the coding sequence ATGGCGAAGGAAGTTGTAAAAACAGCAGAAGAAGTAATTTCGGAAGCAGGCAAATATTTGTCTGTGGAAGATACAGAATTCATTCGGCGCGCTTACAAATATGCCGAGTGGGCTCATCGTGAACAGTTCCGCAAATCCGGAGAAGCCTATATTGTGCACCCTATTCAAGTTGCAGGAATCCTTGTCGACATGAAGATGGATGCCGAAACAGTGGCAGGCGGATTTTTGCATGATGTTGTAGAAGATACCGAAGTGACCATAGAAGAGATTGAAGAGAAGTTCAACCATGAAGTCGCCATGCTCGTTGATGGTGTTACGAAGCTAGGCAAAATCAAATACAAGTCGAAGGAAGTTCAGCAAGCGGAGAATCATCGTAAAATGTTCGTCGCAATGGCGAAGGATATCCGTGTCATTCTGATTAAACTGGCTGACCGACTTCACAATATGCGGACGTTGAAACATCTCCGTCCGGAAAAACAACGCCGAATTTCGAACGAAACGTTGGAGATCTTTGCCCCACTAGCCCATCGACTCGGTATGAGTGCTATCAAATGGGAGCTTGAGGATACGGCTCTACGTTATCTCAATCCACAGCAATATTATCGCATCGTTCATCTGATGAAACAGAAGCGGGCAGAGCGTGAACAGTATATTGACCAGGTTATCAATCAAATTACTGATGAACTGAACTCGGTTGATATAGCGGCTGATATTTTCGGCCGTCCGAAGCATCTGTACAGCATCTACCGTAAAATGACGAAGCAGAACAAGCAATTTAATGAGATTTATGACCTGCTTGCGGTGCGTGTCCTCGTTGACAGCATTAAGGACTGTTATGCAGTTCTTGGTATCATCCATACATTGTGGAAGCCGATGCCGGGCAGATTCAAGGATTATATTGCAATGCCGAAACCGAATCTATATCAGAGTTTGCATACAACGGTTATCGGACCAAAAGGCGAACCCCTTGAAGTTCAGATTCGTACAAAAGAGATGCACGAAATTGCAGAATACGGAATCGCCGCCCATTGGGCTTACAAAGAAGGCAAGCAAGTTGTCAAGGGCAAGGACTCTTTCGAAGAGAAGCTGACATGGTTCAAGGAAATTCTTGATTGGCAGAACGAGACAAGTGATGCCGAAGAATTCATGGAATCATTGAAACTGGATCTGTTCTCTGACATGGTTTATGTGTTCACTCCGAAAGGCGATGTTTATGAACTGCCTTCCGGTTCTGTACCTCTCGATTTCGCATACAAAATCCATACTGAAATAGGCAATAAAACGATCGGCGCAAAAGTGAATGGAAAAATGGAGTCGCTTGACTATAAGCTGAAAAATGGCGATATCATTGAAATGATGACGTCCAAGCATTCATACGGACCGTCACAGGATTGGCTTAAGCTGACGAAGACATCCCAGGCGAAAAATAAGATCCGTCAATTTTTCAAGCGCCAAAAGCGTGAAGAAAATATTGCAAAAGGCAAGGAACTTGTTGAAAAAGAAATTCGCAATGACGGTCTGGAACCGAAAGATGTATTGACAACGGACAACATTCAGACCGTGCTGGACAAGTTCAGCTTCGCGACACTCGATGACTTATATGCCGCTGCAGGCTACCAAGGGATCTCGGCGGCGCTAGTTGCTACAAGATTATCTGATAAAATCCTCAAGAAGAAAGAGAAAGAGCAGCTTGCTGAAGCGGTCATGGAAGAGAAAAAGCAGGAAACGGCGAAACAGCAGCGCAAATCTTCCTTACACCGGAAAGATTCAGGCGTCATTGTCGAAGGTGTCGACAATCTGCTCGTCAGACTTGCGAAATGCTGCAACCCTGTACCGGGAGACGATATTGTCGGCTTCATTACGAAGGGGCGCGGTGTCTCAGTCCATCGTGCAGATTGTCCGAATGTGAATCTTGAAGAGGATGATGAGCGATTCCTTTCAGTCCGATGGAAGAACAGTGAGACAAATACGAAGCAATACCATTTGGACTTGGAAATTACCGGTTTTAATCGTCGCGGCCTATTGAATGAAGTACTCCAGGTCGTCAATGAGATGAAGACGACAATGACTCAGATCAATGGACGTACAGACCGCAATAAAATGGCTGTTTTCCATATTACTGTCCTGATTAATGATACGGAGCATTTGCGCAAAATCGTTGATCATTTGAAGCAAATCAAAGATGTCTATACAGTACGCAGAACAGTGCAATAG
- a CDS encoding adenine phosphoribosyltransferase has product MNYKEYVEIVQDWPKKGVEFKDITPLMNDGDAFRSSVDEIVKYARDKEIDLVVGPEARGFIVGCPVSYVLGVGFVPVRKEGKLPREVIKVNYGLEYGENVLTMHKDAVKPGQRILITDDLLATGGTIEATIKLVEQLGGIVVGCAFLIELDYLNGREKLEGYDILSLMNY; this is encoded by the coding sequence ATGAATTATAAAGAATATGTTGAAATCGTACAAGATTGGCCCAAAAAAGGTGTAGAGTTCAAAGACATTACACCTCTTATGAATGATGGAGATGCGTTCCGTTCTTCTGTTGATGAGATTGTAAAGTATGCGCGCGACAAGGAAATCGATCTTGTTGTTGGACCAGAAGCGCGTGGTTTCATTGTTGGTTGTCCGGTTTCTTATGTATTGGGAGTCGGTTTTGTCCCAGTCCGAAAAGAAGGCAAGTTGCCGCGTGAAGTAATCAAAGTGAATTATGGTCTTGAATATGGAGAAAATGTGCTTACTATGCATAAAGATGCAGTTAAACCGGGACAGCGAATTTTGATTACCGATGATTTGTTGGCAACTGGTGGAACGATAGAGGCAACCATCAAGCTCGTTGAACAACTTGGTGGAATCGTAGTTGGCTGTGCTTTTCTAATTGAGCTCGATTATCTGAATGGCCGTGAAAAACTTGAGGGCTATGATATCCTCTCTCTCATGAATTACTAG
- the recJ gene encoding single-stranded-DNA-specific exonuclease RecJ produces MLDSKKKWTFAETPEDCAEWADGSAGLSPVMKSLLMQRGISSAEEAEQFLQPSRQKLHKPALFADMEKACDRVHRAISEGERILVYGDYDADGVTSTTVMLETLEELGAYCDYYIPNRFSEGYGPNEAAFREAHQAGVNLIITVDNGISGLHEAVVAKELGMDLIVTDHHEAQGELPDAYAILHPKCSADYPFDELAGVGVAFKFAEALLGYFPERFLDLVAIGTVADLVPLVGENRILVSEGLDILTRTERPGLNALKETAKIEGEVTEEEIGFLIGPRLNAVGRLQDADLAVDLLRAEDPEEAAELATAVQELNQERQKIVADIAKEAEAMLKERENLPGVIIVSKAGWNEGVLGIVASKLVRLFGRPAIVLAEKDGGMLKGSARSIPAFDLFEACMSIREMFEGFGGHAQAAGMTFAATNRDAIEQHLDKWIHERLDEDDFREELLIASKLQFDEINEQLVNEVGALRPFGMHNPKPMFHFTDIPKEKRLLGNMNKHMKLQFAQSGSALEGIGFGMGELAPLISPDTEVSVVGELGINEWNGHRKVQIVMKDLAVKSWQLFDCRGKNKRPDLAMAPADSLAIGSGSDMPAGFPQVESYEQALGYESTIEDLYLYKLPEDLDDLQKLVEQTKPGRLHACFELEDSCYLSGMPPRDAFKWLYGYVLKKKEVDLKKELAMFMKHKGWSKDWIIFMATVFRELEFIHIENSVITPLPNPSKRPLDASIAYQERVKKVEIEKTLYYSTYQELKNWFVENCNLAEKQAEREFVHEL; encoded by the coding sequence GTGCTGGATAGCAAGAAAAAGTGGACATTCGCCGAGACGCCTGAAGATTGTGCTGAATGGGCAGACGGTTCTGCCGGATTGTCGCCGGTGATGAAGAGTCTACTCATGCAGCGGGGAATTTCCAGTGCTGAAGAAGCTGAGCAATTTCTCCAGCCATCAAGACAGAAGTTGCATAAACCGGCTCTTTTTGCGGATATGGAAAAGGCTTGCGATCGGGTTCATCGGGCAATTTCCGAAGGGGAACGTATTCTTGTCTACGGTGATTATGATGCAGACGGTGTTACTTCCACGACAGTTATGCTGGAAACACTTGAAGAATTAGGCGCTTATTGTGACTACTACATTCCAAACAGATTTTCAGAAGGGTACGGACCAAATGAAGCTGCGTTCAGAGAAGCGCATCAGGCAGGAGTTAATCTGATCATCACTGTCGATAATGGAATATCGGGACTTCATGAAGCAGTTGTCGCTAAAGAGCTAGGCATGGATCTGATTGTTACTGATCACCACGAGGCACAAGGTGAACTACCGGATGCATATGCAATCTTGCACCCGAAATGTTCTGCCGATTATCCGTTTGATGAGCTTGCAGGTGTCGGTGTTGCATTCAAGTTTGCGGAAGCGCTGCTCGGCTATTTTCCTGAACGTTTCCTCGATCTAGTAGCGATTGGAACGGTAGCTGACCTCGTGCCTCTAGTAGGGGAGAACCGAATTCTCGTGAGTGAAGGTCTGGACATATTAACTCGGACTGAGCGCCCTGGTCTGAATGCTTTAAAGGAAACAGCCAAGATTGAGGGAGAAGTGACGGAAGAGGAGATCGGCTTTCTTATCGGCCCCCGCCTGAACGCTGTCGGCCGCCTTCAGGATGCAGATCTCGCTGTCGACCTATTACGTGCGGAAGATCCAGAAGAAGCAGCAGAGCTAGCCACTGCGGTTCAGGAACTCAATCAGGAACGGCAAAAAATTGTTGCAGATATTGCGAAAGAAGCAGAAGCGATGCTTAAAGAACGTGAGAATCTACCAGGTGTCATCATTGTTTCGAAAGCGGGCTGGAATGAAGGAGTCCTCGGCATTGTTGCATCAAAGCTTGTCCGTCTGTTTGGCCGTCCAGCAATTGTGCTTGCTGAAAAAGATGGTGGTATGCTTAAAGGTTCTGCCCGAAGCATCCCGGCATTTGACCTGTTTGAAGCTTGCATGAGCATTCGGGAAATGTTCGAAGGTTTTGGTGGGCATGCTCAGGCAGCAGGGATGACTTTCGCTGCTACGAACCGTGATGCAATCGAACAGCATCTGGATAAATGGATTCATGAACGTCTAGACGAAGACGATTTCAGAGAAGAGTTGCTCATTGCAAGCAAACTTCAATTTGATGAAATCAATGAACAGCTTGTTAATGAAGTAGGTGCGTTGCGTCCATTCGGTATGCATAATCCGAAGCCGATGTTTCATTTTACGGATATACCGAAGGAAAAGCGCCTGCTCGGTAATATGAACAAGCATATGAAGCTTCAGTTTGCCCAGAGTGGTTCAGCATTGGAAGGTATCGGTTTTGGCATGGGTGAGCTAGCACCACTCATTTCTCCTGATACAGAGGTTTCTGTTGTTGGTGAGCTAGGTATTAATGAATGGAATGGGCATCGAAAAGTCCAGATTGTCATGAAAGATTTGGCGGTCAAATCTTGGCAGTTGTTTGATTGCCGTGGAAAGAACAAACGGCCAGATTTGGCGATGGCGCCAGCGGACAGTCTTGCAATAGGCTCAGGCTCTGATATGCCTGCTGGATTCCCGCAAGTTGAATCGTATGAACAGGCACTTGGTTATGAGAGTACAATTGAAGATTTATATTTGTACAAGCTTCCAGAAGATTTGGATGACTTGCAGAAGCTAGTTGAACAGACAAAACCAGGCCGTCTCCATGCTTGTTTTGAGCTGGAGGACAGCTGCTATTTGTCCGGGATGCCGCCGCGGGATGCTTTTAAATGGCTCTATGGCTATGTTCTTAAAAAGAAAGAAGTTGATCTGAAGAAGGAACTCGCCATGTTCATGAAGCACAAAGGCTGGTCAAAGGATTGGATTATCTTCATGGCAACCGTGTTCCGAGAGTTAGAGTTCATTCACATAGAAAACAGCGTCATTACCCCGCTTCCAAATCCGTCCAAACGGCCGCTTGATGCATCCATTGCATATCAGGAACGGGTGAAAAAAGTAGAAATTGAAAAAACATTATATTACTCAACATACCAGGAGCTGAAGAACTGGTTTGTAGAAAATTGCAACCTTGCTGAAAAGCAGGCAGAGAGGGAGTTCGTCCATGAATTATAA
- a CDS encoding LapA family protein, which yields MKAQTYTILSIVLIIIVSIFAVLNVGAVEVNYFFGKGDLPLILVILFSVLMGGLITTGSGLVRFVRLQRQNKLLKAENKQLQNKLAECGVSLPEPENDENQKYE from the coding sequence ATGAAAGCTCAGACATACACGATTCTATCAATCGTTCTAATTATTATTGTCTCGATTTTTGCAGTGCTTAATGTTGGAGCAGTCGAGGTGAATTACTTCTTCGGCAAAGGTGATTTGCCGCTTATTCTTGTTATTCTGTTCAGTGTGCTCATGGGCGGATTGATTACGACAGGCTCAGGCCTTGTCCGCTTTGTTCGTTTACAACGTCAAAACAAATTGCTGAAAGCAGAAAATAAGCAGCTTCAAAACAAGCTTGCTGAATGTGGTGTTTCATTGCCAGAGCCAGAGAATGACGAGAATCAAAAATATGAATGA